A portion of the Pedobacter cryoconitis genome contains these proteins:
- a CDS encoding MSCRAMM family protein, producing MMHKIGYLKVFYLILCFLAGFNTSAQVKYAFTRDTLEIKGGETFSNLLKITNFEKETVTLLQDKKEKFLTKGLISLPDSLVLKAGESKLFPLKYIADRQTINNNSQLFTVHLTTLKGSVEVQKSAAFITQLTDVGGLTIGTEENEVYLGQLSNQAQVVVRCSNNGFVPITFRLLLSGIPDGLEFTGQTMNLTLQPGTQQLLPFLARNKINNRVPADFTVTIQAVDAGNHPLAVKIIRIINVTNARRLSMSGDQYTGTLSNTIALRYASLSSNSSFYQLQANGKVKTGDNGSLEYRLNADQYHQQNVNGINIYNTFVDYQAKGWGVKVGNIYENIDFSLGGRGIKASLKLKDNGVLSVYGIQNNFLLYDQINTTIPGAKILAVDYNLSTPDTKGNRRLTYVHSRDPFTGVDANQLSVKTGLNLGKGQLLDFEAGYSLEAQQKTNSSQQQGVSAGMNYALNTNTYQFAGSGYYSSPYFTGLRRGLLLTDLRLTRKFENSNSLAAHFSMQVNNPKYQYELNNLFNTGLNKNAIYIYELGFNTRAGNVFLGFGPYFMDQHLITSAVTTQFGANADWRSSAMRFSANMAYSGRIHSFSITADYGYTYVNTSKRPLAPFHSIKINTSYNLPVFGFSSYIQLNPFYISDILSSSGTNKYRLYSFGPNVHFEALQNNLTFRLGGMYNYYGFTHSNNYSVNSNIRYLLKGNWALTSDLQYTITRQKQPISLYNPIPNTVNSLDNLYFENRQLRFGVEKQFGAQGKSGSKRLLLTYYEDHNSNGQRDPGEAPVAGVLVKINGDAALTNSKGAVEFKDMKKEAYTVSVTNTRGWSLQDPTVVFLDKSKKLEIPLVKTQALNGCLKLKAEKYGDGAPVLAGIRINAVDLNGRIHKTLTDDQGNFCFYLPRNKYTVYIETTGMPFSIENEKEEVSLQGVPVGMLTFLYHDQRRKVTVSRF from the coding sequence ATGATGCATAAAATCGGCTATTTGAAAGTATTTTATTTGATTCTTTGCTTTCTGGCCGGGTTTAATACATCAGCTCAGGTAAAATATGCCTTTACCCGGGATACGCTGGAAATCAAGGGTGGTGAAACCTTCTCCAATCTGCTGAAGATTACAAACTTTGAAAAAGAAACTGTAACGCTGCTGCAAGACAAAAAAGAAAAGTTCCTGACTAAAGGATTAATCTCCCTGCCAGACAGCCTCGTGCTGAAAGCAGGGGAGAGCAAACTTTTCCCATTAAAGTATATCGCAGACCGGCAAACGATTAACAATAACAGCCAGCTCTTTACAGTTCACCTCACCACTTTAAAAGGAAGTGTTGAGGTACAAAAATCTGCGGCATTCATAACCCAGTTAACTGACGTCGGTGGGCTGACAATTGGTACAGAAGAAAATGAAGTTTATCTGGGGCAACTGAGTAATCAGGCCCAGGTAGTGGTACGTTGTTCAAATAATGGCTTTGTTCCCATTACCTTCAGACTACTCCTTTCGGGTATTCCCGACGGACTGGAATTTACAGGACAAACTATGAACCTTACCCTGCAGCCCGGAACCCAGCAATTGTTGCCTTTCTTAGCCAGGAATAAAATAAATAACCGTGTTCCAGCAGATTTTACCGTGACAATTCAGGCAGTAGATGCCGGTAATCATCCATTGGCTGTTAAAATAATCAGGATTATCAATGTAACCAACGCAAGAAGACTAAGCATGAGCGGAGATCAGTACACAGGTACACTGTCTAATACGATTGCCCTGCGCTATGCAAGTCTGAGCAGCAATTCTTCTTTTTATCAATTACAAGCAAATGGAAAAGTTAAGACAGGAGATAACGGATCGCTCGAATACCGGTTAAATGCTGACCAGTACCATCAGCAAAATGTGAATGGAATTAATATTTATAACACCTTTGTAGATTACCAGGCAAAAGGCTGGGGAGTTAAAGTGGGTAATATATACGAAAATATAGACTTTTCTTTAGGTGGCCGGGGAATTAAAGCAAGCTTGAAACTGAAAGACAATGGCGTATTGTCCGTTTATGGCATTCAGAATAATTTTCTGTTGTACGATCAGATCAATACCACAATCCCGGGGGCAAAAATTCTGGCGGTTGATTATAACCTGAGTACTCCCGACACTAAAGGTAACCGGAGGCTGACCTATGTGCACAGCCGCGACCCTTTTACTGGGGTTGATGCCAATCAATTGAGTGTAAAGACAGGATTGAACCTGGGCAAAGGGCAGCTTTTAGACTTTGAAGCGGGCTACTCATTAGAAGCACAGCAAAAAACAAACTCTTCACAACAGCAGGGCGTCTCAGCCGGGATGAATTACGCCTTGAATACCAATACTTATCAATTTGCAGGAAGCGGATATTACAGCAGCCCATATTTTACAGGATTAAGACGCGGTCTGCTACTGACAGACCTTCGTCTGACCCGAAAATTTGAAAACTCCAATAGCCTTGCAGCTCACTTTAGTATGCAGGTTAATAACCCGAAGTATCAATATGAGCTCAATAATCTCTTTAATACCGGGCTCAATAAAAATGCGATATATATTTATGAATTGGGATTCAATACCAGGGCTGGGAATGTTTTTCTTGGTTTCGGGCCTTATTTCATGGATCAGCATCTAATTACTTCTGCCGTTACAACTCAATTTGGAGCTAACGCGGATTGGAGATCCTCAGCAATGCGTTTTAGTGCAAACATGGCTTATAGTGGACGCATACATAGCTTTTCCATAACCGCCGATTACGGTTATACTTATGTGAATACCTCAAAAAGGCCGCTCGCCCCCTTTCATTCCATTAAAATCAATACCAGTTACAACCTGCCGGTTTTTGGATTCAGCAGTTACATTCAATTGAACCCTTTTTATATTTCGGACATACTGTCTTCGAGCGGTACTAACAAATACAGACTATATTCTTTTGGTCCTAACGTTCACTTTGAAGCGTTACAGAATAACCTTACTTTCCGCCTGGGTGGGATGTATAATTATTATGGTTTCACGCACAGTAATAACTACTCCGTGAACAGCAATATAAGATATCTGCTGAAAGGAAACTGGGCGCTCACCAGTGACCTGCAATACACCATAACCAGGCAAAAGCAACCAATCTCACTTTATAATCCTATCCCAAACACAGTAAATAGCCTCGACAATTTATATTTTGAAAACAGACAACTAAGATTTGGTGTAGAAAAGCAATTTGGTGCACAAGGCAAATCAGGATCAAAAAGACTGCTGCTTACCTATTATGAAGACCACAACAGCAATGGGCAGCGCGATCCCGGAGAAGCACCAGTTGCCGGTGTATTAGTTAAAATCAATGGAGACGCCGCCCTGACCAACAGTAAAGGAGCCGTAGAATTCAAGGATATGAAAAAAGAAGCTTATACTGTTTCTGTGACGAATACCAGAGGATGGAGCCTGCAAGATCCGACAGTTGTCTTTTTGGATAAAAGTAAGAAACTGGAAATTCCATTAGTTAAAACACAAGCCCTCAATGGTTGCCTGAAACTGAAAGCTGAAAAATATGGAGATGGGGCCCCAGTACTTGCAGGCATAAGAATTAATGCTGTAGATTTAAATGGCCGTATACATAAGACCTTAACAGATGATCAGGGGAACTTCTGTTTCTACCTGCCAAGAAATAAATATACAGTTTATATTGAGACCACCGGGATGCCATTTTCTATTGAGAATGAAAAAGAAGAAGTTTCTCTTCAGGGAGTTCCGGTTGGCATGCTGACCTTTCTCTACCACGACCAGCGCCGGAAAGTTACCGTAAGCAGATTTTAA
- a CDS encoding sensor histidine kinase yields the protein MSNQLKDNMIKNSDISALAANFREYITQNKIEEERDQLIEDLTSRNQDLNQFAYITSHNLRAPLSNLIGLIDILDYDVLDEYNKTIVDMFRDSAFKLNETIYDLTQMLSIKSDKKLNIENVSIGSIFKKVCNYFNKQIHKLGIYIHTDFQCETVPFPKSYLESILMNLMSNSMKYHSASRPLRIDITTRLNEDGKVTMIFSDNGIGIDLNKHKDRIFGLNQRFHSHVNGSGVGLFITKTQITSMGGKIAVESELDKGCTFIVTFK from the coding sequence ATGTCAAATCAACTTAAAGATAATATGATTAAAAACTCTGACATCAGTGCGTTGGCTGCTAATTTCCGCGAATATATTACCCAAAATAAGATCGAAGAAGAAAGAGATCAGCTGATAGAGGATTTAACTTCACGTAATCAGGACCTGAATCAATTTGCTTATATCACTTCTCATAATCTCCGCGCACCTTTATCGAATTTAATAGGATTAATTGATATCCTGGATTATGACGTACTGGATGAGTATAATAAGACAATTGTAGATATGTTCAGAGACTCGGCTTTTAAACTGAATGAGACTATTTATGATCTGACGCAGATGCTGAGTATTAAAAGTGATAAAAAACTGAATATCGAAAATGTAAGTATTGGCAGTATTTTCAAAAAAGTATGTAATTATTTTAATAAACAAATCCACAAACTGGGAATTTATATACACACTGATTTCCAATGTGAAACGGTTCCTTTCCCCAAAAGTTACCTGGAAAGTATATTGATGAATTTAATGTCGAATTCAATGAAGTACCATTCTGCCAGCAGACCACTTAGAATTGACATCACAACCAGGCTCAATGAGGATGGAAAGGTCACCATGATCTTCTCTGATAACGGCATAGGAATCGATCTGAACAAACACAAAGACAGGATCTTCGGTTTAAATCAACGCTTTCACAGTCATGTTAACGGAAGTGGTGTAGGGCTGTTTATTACAAAAACCCAGATTACTTCTATGGGAGGAAAAATAGCAGTTGAAAGTGAGCTGGACAAAGGCTGTACCTTCATTGTTACGTTCAAATAA